Genomic DNA from Paucilactobacillus hokkaidonensis JCM 18461:
ATCATCACCCATCTTATGGATCAATGCTGAAGACATGCCATTAAATACGCCAAAGGTTACCAACGTATAGACAACTAAAACAAATAGCAAACCAATCACAATTGCTTTTGGCAAGATTTTCTGTGGATTTTTAATTTCACCACCAAGATTTGCAATTAAAATCCAACCGTCATAACCAAATAAGGTTGCTAAAACTGCAACTCCAAAATTCCCGGCACTAGCATGAATACCAGCAACTGTCTGTCCTAATGCTCCCTGGTGACCATAAAACAGACCAAAAATAATAATAGCAGCAATTGGTAATAATTTTCCAAGCGTTGTCACAATTGCAAATGCAGCACCGTAACGGTTTTCAAACATATTTAATCCGCCAATTAAAATCATTGCGCCTAATGCCAATGGAACATGCCAACCATTGCTCAATCCAAAAAAGTTAACGAGCAACACAGCCAAGTAACCTGCCAACGAAGCAATAATTGCTGGTCCATAAACAATAATTTGCATCCATCCGGATAAAAAGCCCCAAATACGACCATAAATCTTTTCCATATATACATATAGACCACCTGTATAAGGTAACTGTGCCCCAATTTCAGCAATTGTTAGCCCAGCAGTCAGTGTGATTACACCACCAACGATCCACGCTAGTAACGCCATGGTAGAGGAGCCTGCACTGTCCAATACTGATGATTGTTTGAAAAAGATCCCAGAACCAATCACAGTTCCGATCACAAGTGCGAGTGCTGACCAAAGTCCTAATGAACGTTTTAATTCAGCTTCTGGTTGTTGCATAATAAATCCCCTACCTTCATGGCAAATTTTGACTTTTAGTTAAATCAATGGACTTAAACTACCACACCCCTTTAATTGAGCAAGTCATAATTTTTATAATTGTAAATGTTAATAAAAATAAAAAGGATGAAACTCGTTGTCTTGCAACGAATTTCATCGATTAAGTTGTTTTAAATATAAAATTATTTATAAATAAATAATGAAACGTTTTCATAAATATTATTATATTTATTTGCCATTAAAAACTTGCTTAAAAATTTGATCAACATATCGCAGATGATAGCGGTAATCAAATGCATCTTCAATTTCTGCTTTTGTCAGTCGAGCATTAATTGCAGCATTATCAAGCACCAGTTGCTTAAAATGCACCTGCTCATCCCATGATTTAGCCGTTAACGATTGGACCAAATCATATGCTTCTTCTCGAGATAAACCTGTTTCAATCAACTTCAACAATACTCGCTGACTGTAAATCAAGCCGTATGTTCTATCCATATTTTTCTTCATTGTTTCTGGAAAAACAGTTAGATTAGCTAAAATATTAGTGAAACGATGCAACATATAATCGATCAAGATCGTTGTATCTGGTAAAATAATCCGCTCAGCCGATGAGTGTGAAATATCACGCTCATGCCATAATGGAATATCTTCATAAGCTGTTTGCACGTGCCCACGGACTACTCGTGCTAAGCCACAAATATTTTCTGACCCAATCGGATTACGTTTATGCGGCATTGCAGAAGATCCCTTTTGCCCAGCACTAAAATGTTCCTCAACTTCGCGAATTTCAGAACGTTGCAATGACCGAATTTCGGTAGCAAATTCCTCTAAGCTAGTAGCAATTAATCCCAATGTTGCGACATATTCAGCATGTAAATCACGTGGTAAAATTTGGCTCGTAATTGGTTGTCGATTCAAGCCTAATTCTTGCATGACGCCATGCTCAATTTCAGGTGGAACATTGGCATAAGTTCCAACTGCCCCACTAATTTTTCCTGATTCAACTCCATTAGCTGCATGGTCAAAGCGTTCAATATCACGTTCGATTTCTGCATACCAACGAGCAATTTTTAATCCAAAAGTAGTTGGTTCGGCATGCACTCCATGTGTCCGACCCATCATTACAGTAGATTTGTATTTTTTAGCTTGAGTTTCAATGACATCTTTTAGTGCCAATAAATCGGCTTTAATAATTGCATCGGCCTGTTTTAAAATAACGCCGTTAGCGGTATCAACAACATCTGTGCTAGTTAAACCGTAATGAACCCACTTTTTTTCTGCACCCAACGATTCCGAAACAGTCCTAGTAAATGCAACCACATCGTGATGGGTCTGTGCTTCAATTTCACCAACTCGTTGCGTCGTAAACGAAGCCTTCTCGCGAATTTTTTTTGCATCAGCCACCGGCACTTCGCCTTGTTTGGCCCATGCGTTAGTTGCCGCAATCTCGACTTGAAGCCAGGCTTGATACCGATTCTCAAGTGACCAAATTTTTCCCATTTCAGGTCTTGTATAGCGTTCAATCATTGAGTAACAGCCTCCTTTTGACCCCATGGATCGATTAAAATCAACGTCTGTAGTCGATCTGGTCCAACTGAAACAGTTGCTAATGGTACTTCAACTAACTCGCTTAACCGTCGCAAATACTTCTGTGCATTAATTGGTAAATCAGAAAATTTAGTAATCCCGGTAATATCTTCATCCCAGCCAGGTAATTTTTCGTAGACAGGTTTACAAGCAGCCAATTCTTTGAGGCTTGCTGGATAATAATCAATTTGTTTGCCATTAATTTCATATGACGTACAAATTTTAAGCGTCTTGATACCGGTTAAAACATCTAATAAATTTAAGCTTAAGTAAGTTAAACCTGAGACACGTTTAGCATGCCGCATCGCAACACTGTCAAACCAACCAATTCGCCGAGGCCGTTTTGTAACGGTGCCATATTCATGCCCGGTTTCACGAATATAGTCACCAGTCGCGTCAGTTAGCTCCGTTGGAAAGGGTCCATCACCCACACGAGTTGAATATGCCTTGCAAATTCCAACAATTGTATCCAATCGATTGGGTCCAATTCCAACTCCAGTTGTTACCCCGCCTGCAATCGGGTTGGAAGAGGTGACATATGGATACGTACCATGATCAACATCTAACATCACACCTTGGGCACCTTCAAATAAGACGTGCTCGCCCCGATCTAACGCATCGTTAACAACTACTGATGTATCTGTTACATACTGTTTTAGTTCTTGACCATATTCAAAATACTTTTCAAAAATATCGTCAAATTTTAATGCATCTCGATCATATATTTTTTCAAATAATTGATTCTTCTCAATTAAATTTTGACGTAACTTAGTTGCAAAAGTTTCCTTTTCTAATAAATCGGCCATTCGAATCCCGACTCGGGCAGCCTTATCCATGTATGCTGGTCCAATTCCCTTATTAGTTGTCCCAACTTTTTCATCGCCCTTAGCTTGTTCTTGACACTCATCTAATAAAACGTGATACGGTAAAATAACATGCGCACGACTTGAAATTCGTAGACCCGACACATCAATACCGCGTTTTTTTAAGTATCCTAGTTCTTCAATTGCTGCCTGTGGATTGATTACCACTCCATTACCAATAACACTAAGCTTATCAGAAAAAAAGATCCCGGATGGAATCAAATGTAATTTATATGTCTGGCCACCAAACACAATTGTATGACCGGCGTTATTACCGCCCTGGTATCGAACGATCACATCTGCTGCTTGACTCAGGTAATCAGTCATTTTCCCTTTACCTTCATCGCCCCATTGACTTCCAACTATTGCAACTGCTGTCATCATGTCACCCCATTATCTTTATTATCACTTACCATATAATTGTAACAATCGCATGCATCTCAGTCAAGGAAAACACGAACTTTAAGTTTTAATTTTATTTTTAATGTACGCTTTTAATCTTGACTTTCAATCGGGTTCAATATATATTAGCTTGGTGAGTTAAAAAGACGAACTTTTATAAGGAGTGCTCAATATGGATACTTTTGATTACGATGACATTCAACTTATTCCCAGTAAATGTATTATTAATAGCCGTAGTGACGCCGATACCAGCGTCCAGTTTGGTCCTCACCGTTTTAAAATCCCAGTAGTTCCTGCCAACATGGAGAGCGTTATTGACGAACCATTAGCAATTTGGTTAGCTCAAAATGATTATTTTTATGTTATGCACCGGTTCCAGCCAGAAAAACGAGTCGCCTTTGTTCGTCATTTACAAGAAAAAGGATTGTTTGCTTCAATTTCAGTTGGAATTAAGGATAGTGAATACGAATTTATCAATGATTTAGTTGCGGCCGCTCTAACGCCAGAATACATCACCATTGATGTGGCTCATGGTCACTCCGATTATGTCATTAAAATGATTAAATTTATCAAGAATAAATTACCAGAATCCTTTGTGATTGCTGGCAATGTGGCCACCCCTGAAGCCGTTCGTGAATTGGAAAATGCTGGTGCTGATGCTACTAAAGTTGGCGTGGGTCCAGGTAAGGCTTGTATCACAAAGCTAAAAACTGGTTTTGGTACCGGTGGTTGGCAATTAGCCGCGCTTAGATGGTGCAGCAAAGCCGCTCGTAAACCGCTAATTGCTGACGGTGGCATTCGTAATAATGGTGATATTACTAAATCCGTCCGCTTTGGCGCTTCGATGGTCATGATCGGTTCCATGTTGGCTGGTCATCAAGAATCACCCGGCAACTTAATCAAAATTGACGACAAAAATTATAAACAGTACTGGGGTTCCGCATCTGAAACTCAAAAACAAGCTTACCGCAACGTTGAAGGTAAACAAATGTTAGTTCCCTATCGTGGTTCGATTCAAGATACATTAACTGAAATGCGTGAAGACTTACAATCGTCAATTTCATATGCCGGCGGTAAAGACTTAGAATCTATTCGTAAAGTTGACTATGTAATTGTAAAAAATTCAATTATGAATGGTGACTAAAAATATAAAAATAACGGTAACTTCGAAATTCAATTGAATTTTGAGGTTACCGTTGTTTTCATTTGTACGTACTTAAGCTTTCTTTTTCATAAACCAAATTAATTGCCGAATGGTCCAGATTAAAAATGTAATTTGGAGCGCAACGAAGATTAGGAACACAATAAAATAACCAAACGTTGCGCCTGTCGTTGCCATGACCATTATTTGCACGATCCCCATGGTAATTTGTGTAATGTGTAAAAAGACGATTAATTCAATCAACACTAACAAGGATAAGACCGTGATTTGAAATCCTCTCGAACTACTTAAATTTGAAAATTTAGAACCATGTTGTTTAACCATCTAAAATTACCTCTTAACCTGTTATTTAACAATATCGTATGTTACACGTGAAACACAATCTCAGCAATCCTTTTAATCAAACTGGGCATCATACAATTGTCGGTAATAACCATTTTTATCGATCAACTCTTCATGAGTGCCTCTCTCAACAATTTCACCGTGATCCATTGCTAAAATAGTATTAGCATTATGAACCGTTGACAACCGATGAGCAATAACCAATGAAGTTCGATCTTCAATTAAATTATCCATTGCATGTTGAATTGCCTTTTCAGATTCATTGTCTAAAGCAGATGTTGCCTCATCCAAAATTATGATGGGGGCATTCTTCAAAAGGGCTCGGGCAATGGCAATTCTTTGCTTTTGTCCACCAGATAATCGCATCCCACGCTCGCCAACTTGCGTTTCAAAACCATCCGGAAGGGGACTAACAAAATTAGTTATATCAGCCAACTTTGCCACATGATTAATCTGTTCATCGGTTGCATTTGCCGTTCCATATTCAATATTATCTCTAATCGTGCCATCAACTAAATCAACATCTTGAGACACGATGGCAATATTTTGCCGTAATGAATTTAGACTAATTTGATCAATCGGAACACCATCAAACGAAATTATTCCGGAGTTAACGTCATATAACCGATCCATTAATTTAACAATCGTTGATTTTCCAGCACCCGAATGCCCAACCAATGCGATCGTTTGACCGTGCGGAATTTCAAAGCTAACATCTTGCACCGCAACTAGATTGTGTTCATTATTTGATTTGGCCGGATAGGTAAAATTAACGTGTTCAAATTTTATTTTGTCATGAAATTCAGGAAATAAAACGGCTTGTGGTGCGTCTACAATAGTCGCCTTTACGCTGCGCACATCAATAATCCGACCATATGAAACAAGCGATTGTTGTAACTGATTAAGCAATCTGGTAAACGATTGAATTGGACTTTGCAGTAAAGCGACATAACTGATATAAGCAACTAATTGCCCAACAGTTAATTGTTTTTTAATTACAAAGTAAGCCCCTAGCGATA
This window encodes:
- the purB gene encoding adenylosuccinate lyase, with the translated sequence MIERYTRPEMGKIWSLENRYQAWLQVEIAATNAWAKQGEVPVADAKKIREKASFTTQRVGEIEAQTHHDVVAFTRTVSESLGAEKKWVHYGLTSTDVVDTANGVILKQADAIIKADLLALKDVIETQAKKYKSTVMMGRTHGVHAEPTTFGLKIARWYAEIERDIERFDHAANGVESGKISGAVGTYANVPPEIEHGVMQELGLNRQPITSQILPRDLHAEYVATLGLIATSLEEFATEIRSLQRSEIREVEEHFSAGQKGSSAMPHKRNPIGSENICGLARVVRGHVQTAYEDIPLWHERDISHSSAERIILPDTTILIDYMLHRFTNILANLTVFPETMKKNMDRTYGLIYSQRVLLKLIETGLSREEAYDLVQSLTAKSWDEQVHFKQLVLDNAAINARLTKAEIEDAFDYRYHLRYVDQIFKQVFNGK
- a CDS encoding adenylosuccinate synthase gives rise to the protein MTAVAIVGSQWGDEGKGKMTDYLSQAADVIVRYQGGNNAGHTIVFGGQTYKLHLIPSGIFFSDKLSVIGNGVVINPQAAIEELGYLKKRGIDVSGLRISSRAHVILPYHVLLDECQEQAKGDEKVGTTNKGIGPAYMDKAARVGIRMADLLEKETFATKLRQNLIEKNQLFEKIYDRDALKFDDIFEKYFEYGQELKQYVTDTSVVVNDALDRGEHVLFEGAQGVMLDVDHGTYPYVTSSNPIAGGVTTGVGIGPNRLDTIVGICKAYSTRVGDGPFPTELTDATGDYIRETGHEYGTVTKRPRRIGWFDSVAMRHAKRVSGLTYLSLNLLDVLTGIKTLKICTSYEINGKQIDYYPASLKELAACKPVYEKLPGWDEDITGITKFSDLPINAQKYLRRLSELVEVPLATVSVGPDRLQTLILIDPWGQKEAVTQ
- a CDS encoding ABC transporter ATP-binding protein yields the protein MKNKEVTTLNMFRYVFSSVLKNRLLLIVNILALMLISAFQFVMPQFTQYIIDKVIPKSDFHLLFRAVALLLIAAIILGLLNYFSTYYMGVMSQNAITTLRNELYKHIINQDTYFFESSKTGDLMVRLTSDINNLQSLISPNMLSMIGNMFTFVGVLIFIVFVNWQMALAVSLTFPLMFIIYRVFRTRIRTSFMNARTAQSKMSNQMQNTLTQIDLIKGYTAEETEQNRFSRYANENRDYTINATWNQAVFSPLIDFVNYLGTGIILSLGAYFVIKKQLTVGQLVAYISYVALLQSPIQSFTRLLNQLQQSLVSYGRIIDVRSVKATIVDAPQAVLFPEFHDKIKFEHVNFTYPAKSNNEHNLVAVQDVSFEIPHGQTIALVGHSGAGKSTIVKLMDRLYDVNSGIISFDGVPIDQISLNSLRQNIAIVSQDVDLVDGTIRDNIEYGTANATDEQINHVAKLADITNFVSPLPDGFETQVGERGMRLSGGQKQRIAIARALLKNAPIIILDEATSALDNESEKAIQHAMDNLIEDRTSLVIAHRLSTVHNANTILAMDHGEIVERGTHEELIDKNGYYRQLYDAQFD
- a CDS encoding APC family permease gives rise to the protein MQQPEAELKRSLGLWSALALVIGTVIGSGIFFKQSSVLDSAGSSTMALLAWIVGGVITLTAGLTIAEIGAQLPYTGGLYVYMEKIYGRIWGFLSGWMQIIVYGPAIIASLAGYLAVLLVNFFGLSNGWHVPLALGAMILIGGLNMFENRYGAAFAIVTTLGKLLPIAAIIIFGLFYGHQGALGQTVAGIHASAGNFGVAVLATLFGYDGWILIANLGGEIKNPQKILPKAIVIGLLFVLVVYTLVTFGVFNGMSSALIHKMGDDTTPYLATMAFGSIGGKLLNIGVIISIVGCMNGKIMTFPRIMYAMAKRNDLPFSKKLSYVNRKTHEPMIATVAIIVLAGLMVSFFNPDYLSDLCIFTVYCFYIAAFIGVFLLRKRNKGQTRPFSTPLFPITPIVAILGAVFVIVSELFADPVGALASLGIVAVGLPIFYVVKKIEQARKTEINRMAEEHE
- a CDS encoding GMP reductase; amino-acid sequence: MDTFDYDDIQLIPSKCIINSRSDADTSVQFGPHRFKIPVVPANMESVIDEPLAIWLAQNDYFYVMHRFQPEKRVAFVRHLQEKGLFASISVGIKDSEYEFINDLVAAALTPEYITIDVAHGHSDYVIKMIKFIKNKLPESFVIAGNVATPEAVRELENAGADATKVGVGPGKACITKLKTGFGTGGWQLAALRWCSKAARKPLIADGGIRNNGDITKSVRFGASMVMIGSMLAGHQESPGNLIKIDDKNYKQYWGSASETQKQAYRNVEGKQMLVPYRGSIQDTLTEMREDLQSSISYAGGKDLESIRKVDYVIVKNSIMNGD